The DNA window GAAGGGGTCATTTTGTTTATTGGCCACGTCGAACACAAGCAACGCTCCAGGCCTGCAACggttaattgttatattttagcttttttgCCGGCTAGGACTGGGGTGGGTGAATCACgtgtagagtgtgtgtgtgagcgtgggCCCGCGTGTATGATTCATGTTGATGTgttatgtactgtattttagcTTACTGTTGTATGTTAGCTAAAGTCAGGCTAATGTAGCCTACAAGTTTCTAAGCTCTTACTACATTTTGAGGTTATTGAAGTACGTGTAACATTTtgatttcttttacattttgagGATAATTCAAACTTGAGGTTTGAggtgatttaattttattcaataaGTGAGTATTtgttgaatactttttttcattgatacatattgtgtcttatttgttattttattttttgtttattgtgaGAATTCATTCTTTTggtgaatttaatattttatttattcagtaaaccctatttttatttaatattttaataactgagTCTTGAGTATTTATTTAGTGAAAGATATCATTGGGTAATagatttaatatgtaaataatatttcatgtgAATATAGTTTAAGTCAGTTACACACAAGTAAGTACACAGGGTTGTGGTTTAAAAGTTGATTAGTTATTCAAAGCACATGTAAAGTTACACAAACAGACAGTTAAACAGGTCGTCAGCAAAGATtctatatattacatacattttactgGGATTAAGTTAAGAACCCAGGAACGTCCTTTAGTACCAGGAGATAGGCCTAGGGGGCGctacattattaataatgaaattattacAGTATAAGAAGTGTCTATACTTGAACTGTTCTGTATGTGCACTCATGATATATAGTTTTGTTTTGCATGTGTTTACATATGTCCTTTTATCTTTTTCAGACAAGTCAGATCTCAGGATTGTGATGATGGGGAAAACTGGAGCAGGAAAAAGTGCATCAGGGAACACCATCCTGGggcaaataaagtttaaacaaaaaGATTCTTTTAAATCAGTTTCTAAGAAATGCGTACAACACGAGCAGATGGTGGAAGGTAGAAAACTATTAGTGATTGACACTCCAGGACTGTTTTATACATCCCTCAGTGAAAAAGAACTGCAGGAAGAAGTAGTACGTTGTGTGCAGATGTCTGTTCCTGGTCCTCATGTATTTCTGCTGGTCATCAGACTGGATGTGAGATTCACAGATGAAGAGAAAAAAGCAGTGAAATGGATTCAGGAGAATTTCGGAGAAAAAGCCGCTAATTACACCATTGTTCTGTTCACTAGAGGAGATCAGATAGATTCACCTATAAATACATTTCTGACAGAAAATAAACAGATTGAAGAACTAGTTCGTGAGTGCAAAGGTCGTTATCATGTTTTTTATAACACagatagaaaaaataaatcacaggTCACTGAACTGCTGGA is part of the Carassius auratus strain Wakin unplaced genomic scaffold, ASM336829v1 scaf_tig00215090, whole genome shotgun sequence genome and encodes:
- the LOC113093582 gene encoding GTPase IMAP family member 4-like, with translation MKLLQYKKCLYLNCSVCALMIYSFVLHVFTYVLLSFSDKSDLRIVMMGKTGAGKSASGNTILGQIKFKQKDSFKSVSKKCVQHEQMVEGRKLLVIDTPGLFYTSLSEKELQEEVVRCVQMSVPGPHVFLLVIRLDVRFTDEEKKAVKWIQENFGEKAANYTIVLFTRGDQIDSPINTFLTENKQIEELVRECKGRYHVFYNTDRKNKSQVTELLEKIDRMVMENGGKYYTSKVDEEVQRKTEEETDVKPIRDERKSGKMKNEENRKKDSNKVVEEAEHVVSVGLGHFFSWLLPNRSIKKKKKMGAEGAEEK